Within Xanthomonas oryzae pv. oryzae, the genomic segment TACTGTGAACGGCGGTTTCTTGCAATTTCAATGCTGGTGGCTTCGATGACAGAAAATCCTGGGCGCTGCAATGGCGATGTCAGCACCCCGTTGCGAATGATCAAACCTCGACTCCGTCTATGCACCGCTAAAGTGCTCCAATACCTGACGTGAAATGAGCTGACCTTCGCACTGCATCCGACTCAGCTCATCTTGCTTCCACTCCCTTGCCAGACGCCCGTTCTCAAGCATCCAGACTCGCTGCGCATACGATTGAGCAAGGTCGATGTTGTGCGTTACTAATAACACGCTTTGACCACTCACCTGCGTCAGTTCATGCAAAAACTTCAGCGTACGGCCGACACTGGGCAAGTCCAATCCGTTAAGTGATTCGTCTAAAAGCAGCAACCGCGGCGTGCCAACCATAGCCAATGAGATCGCTAGTTTCTGCCGAGTTCCAAACGAGTATGACGCGATCGGAGCATGCATGTAAGGGTATAAATCCACTACAGTCGCATAATCAATCGCCATCTTGATGGCATTCGTGTGTAATGCAGCCGCTACAAGATCGAGCGCATGAAATCCAGTCAAACGCTCCGGCAGCATGTTCGGTGCCACCGCGAGCCCGATGGGTGGACGGCTTCCAATCTCTAGATCCTTATAAACCACGGTGCCACCGCTTATCTTATGCAATCCAGAAAGAATCCGCACCAAAGTGGATTTTCCCGAAGCATTCGCGCCGATCAGAACTACCACTTCACCAGCAGCAATCCTCGCAGTAAAGTCCAACAAAACGTGGTGAGCAGCATAACCTGCACACACCGCATTCATATTAAGTAATGTCACACTTTCTCCATCCAAGCATGATTCCCTCTTAGAATTAACCAGAACAAGTGGAGCGGCAATATGAACACAGCGATCGGGCCAGAAACTAGAGCTACGAGCGGAAATATAGTATTTACCATACGAAAAATTGAACGACGGTCGCCTCCAATTCCTACAAGGTCGCTCACTACCCATATCACTCCAACATAACACACTACCACTAGCTCCACCAAAACAACCATTATCCAAATCAGTTTATGTAGGACAACCCCAGCAATTGCAATCGGAGCCGTCATGCCTGCGGCAATTGCGACAGGAAACCACATCAGACGTGATACCGCACGCCACGGCGCCACGCCTGTCCAAGCCAGCAACCTGTGCAGTTCCATCGCCCCAGCGACCAGAAAGCTCTGACAAAAGATGAATGTGATAGCCGATATCGCCACTGCCATACCCAGCATACCGGGATGCTCAATACGTACAGCCCATACCGAAGTGATAGAGATGGAAAGTATTGCGAAGATAAAGAAAAATCCAACCGTTTTCGGGCGCGGCATCTGTAGCATGGGAGCTGCAGGCATGATACGCTTTAATTCACGGCTGTTTGCAACAGACGTAGAAATCAAAAAATTCAGACGCCCTCTATTTCCAAAGAAGGCAAATACGAATCCAGTAAAAAATACGGCAGCCGCTGTGGCTACACCTAATCTAGATATGAAAAACCAATGGGAGGCGACGACGCTAATACAAGCCATGCTTACAGCACCACGTAATCCACCACACAGACAACGTAATTTTTGCTCGTTACAGTAGTGTCGATGGTGCATGCACCACGCCAGCCAATGCCCATGAAGGTAGAACGAAGTCCTGCGCGACGATAGCCATCCTGACACACCACCACTGAGCAACATTCCCCCCAACAGCCCTAGCTTTCCGCCAGCAGGCAGAACATGAGGCTGAACTGTACGCATCGGCAACCACGAGACCCAAACAAGCGCCAGTATGATTCCTAGCAGCATAGCCACATTGGCGATCGCTTCAATTCGATATTTTCGTAAGCGCCACCAGCGCGAATACCAAACAACAACTCTTGCCCCGGTACAAGGAAGCACTGTAGCCAGCCTACGCTCCAGTGGTGTCAATAAAAAAATCATTAAAATTCCTCTAATAAAGGCGGGCTCATGGAGCCCGCCCAGCGCAACCTGATTAACTTGGAACCAGCAGCAGTACAACAAATACACCAGCACACAAAGGACCGCCCACTGCATCCGACGCCCCCGTCGGTGCAACGTTCACTTCCAGATCATCCAGAACAATGGCTTGCATGAGACTTCCTTGAATTGCACTCTCAATGGACGCCTTAACAGACGAGTGCCATCTGCCACGACGTTACTACATGAACTTCATACCGTCCTTTCAGCCACCATCGAGCGCGCACGGAAGCGAACAACCTCATCGCGATCATCAGCGCCCAGCTCAATCAATCGCAGACGCTCGCCTGCAGATAATTCTCTAATTCCACTGTGTTACAAATAATCGTACCTTTGTGCCACTATTGGAAGACCTTCAGGCCGCGCGGGAGAGCTGTGTTGAATAGGACACTGGAAGTGCGTTTTGAACAGTACGAGGAAGTAGTTGCTGCCGCCCTGTCCCATGCGGATCGCAAACAGCCCGCACACTGGTACCTGAAAGGGTTGCTACTGCCTGGAGGGCGCAAGAGCGTGGAGCCCATGGCCGCGCGGGTGCACCCGCAGAACGTGCGCTCAGCCCATCAATCGATGCACCATCTGGTGGCCGATGCCGACTGGAGCGATCAAGCGCTGCTGGCGGCGGTGGCGGCACAGGTGCTGCCGCCCCTGAGCAGGAAGCCAGCTCAGCGAACGCGGCCTGCTGTACATGGTTGGCGTCCGCAGCAACACGAAGGTCTGGTGGGGATCGCACCAACCTGCGCCCATGCCGCCAGCCAGCCCTAAGGGCGGTCGGCCCCGCACACGACCGATGCGCGATAGCGCACATGCGCCGATCTCGGTACATGAAGTCGCGCAGCGCTTGCCCGCAAGGACGTATCGGCAGGTCAGCTGGCGCCAGGGCAGCGACGCAACGCTCAGTTCGCGGTTCGCGGCGGTGCGGGTTCGTGCCGCACACAATCGCCAGGCACATGACGAGCAGTGGCTGCTGATCGAGTGGCCGCCGGGAGAGTCCGAGCCCCGCCACTACTGGTTCTCGACGCGACCAAAGCAAACGCCGGTCAAGACACTGGTTGCCACGGCACAAGGCCGATGGCGGATTGAACGCGATTATCAGGAGCTGAAGTCGGAGTTGGGCCTGCATCACTATGAAGGGCGCAACTGGCGTGGTTTTCACCATCACGCCAGTCTGTGCATCGCCGCATACGGGTTCTTGATGCGCGAGCGCCTGCGCAGTAAAAAAAACTCCGTCGCATTCAAGATGCCTGCAGTATCCAAAAGCGCCCGCCCGCGCCGGTCTGGCCCCAATGCAACGTCACCATCCCAACTCGATTGCCACGCTGGCCTTCGGACTGGCTAGGCTGATCGCCAGAAGCCTCCCACACTGCCCGTGTTGCGGGGTCTCACCGTACCAACGGATTCGTATTTAGTAACACAGTAGAACTAAGGAAGGTCTGAACAACCCATCAAACCTCTAAAATTCCAGCTTCTTGCATTTCAATGACTGGAAAAATGCTGAGTCGGGTGCGATTTTTGCAACGTTCTGGCGGTTTTGGCTGCCGCCAGGCAGCATTATCCCCTGGCCGGCAGCAAGTGCCGGCGCACCATCCACAGATTCGACAGCGCAAATAACGTCTGCACCTGTGCGGTGTTCTTGGCCAGGCCGCGATAGCGCACCTTGGTGTAGCCGAACTGCCGCTTGATCACCCGGAATGGGTGCTCCACCTTCGCGCGCACGCTTGCCTTGAAGTGTTCCCAACGTTCTGCCCAAGCACGCGCGCGCTTGTTGCCAATGGCTTGAATCGTGGAGCGCTTGGCGGCAATGAAAAATGCAGCCTCGCAGCTCTGCAACTCGTCGCGT encodes:
- a CDS encoding ATP-binding cassette domain-containing protein yields the protein MTLLNMNAVCAGYAAHHVLLDFTARIAAGEVVVLIGANASGKSTLVRILSGLHKISGGTVVYKDLEIGSRPPIGLAVAPNMLPERLTGFHALDLVAAALHTNAIKMAIDYATVVDLYPYMHAPIASYSFGTRQKLAISLAMVGTPRLLLLDESLNGLDLPSVGRTLKFLHELTQVSGQSVLLVTHNIDLAQSYAQRVWMLENGRLAREWKQDELSRMQCEGQLISRQVLEHFSGA